Proteins encoded together in one uncultured Sphaerochaeta sp. window:
- a CDS encoding nicotinamide-nucleotide amidohydrolase family protein has protein sequence MTYTSAALFIIGTELTRGVIADRHTQVISSQLTQLGYRVDRMVLVPDDGTIGDVLRDCIDNCDLVVMTGGLGPTSDDMTRTIVANLAKVPLVRNQEAFDTLYARIGQRIWGANEQQTMIPQGFELIPNPLGTAPGFKGFIPDGGRQIACVAMPGPPREMNPMFFDQVIPWLAQLIGHDDFSRSEYSTFLIPESKLEELCKSISFNGMQWGTRFQDLKISLYLVDSSEADRTEMANRLRSLVGGCLVVDGDVQPSSLLTSLLEERGETISTAESCTSGYIAKLLTDQAGSSAWFWGGVASYANEAKKHLLGVRDETLEHYGAVSEACVLEMAEGIRRLSGSDWSLSVSGIAGPDGGTPEKPVGTVWFGFASKTRESAAVQVHISSYGRDSVRRRASVMALILASQYIKGACLLDTVKKWQYI, from the coding sequence ATGACCTATACCAGTGCTGCACTCTTTATCATTGGAACCGAATTGACTCGGGGGGTCATTGCTGACCGCCATACCCAAGTCATCTCAAGTCAGTTGACCCAGTTGGGGTATCGTGTTGATCGGATGGTGCTCGTCCCTGATGATGGTACCATCGGGGATGTCCTGAGGGACTGCATCGATAATTGTGACCTGGTAGTGATGACTGGAGGGCTTGGGCCAACCAGTGACGATATGACTCGTACCATCGTTGCCAATCTTGCCAAGGTTCCCTTGGTCCGTAACCAGGAAGCATTCGATACCCTGTATGCACGAATAGGACAGCGGATCTGGGGTGCCAATGAACAGCAGACCATGATCCCACAGGGCTTTGAGCTCATTCCAAACCCTCTAGGGACAGCCCCTGGTTTCAAAGGATTCATACCCGATGGGGGACGACAGATTGCCTGTGTGGCAATGCCAGGACCTCCCAGGGAGATGAATCCCATGTTCTTTGACCAGGTAATTCCCTGGCTTGCCCAATTGATCGGGCATGACGATTTTTCTCGTAGTGAGTATTCTACATTCCTTATCCCTGAATCAAAACTGGAAGAGCTCTGCAAATCCATTTCCTTCAACGGAATGCAGTGGGGTACCCGTTTCCAGGATCTAAAGATAAGTTTGTATCTCGTTGATAGCAGTGAGGCTGACCGAACAGAGATGGCAAACCGTCTTCGGTCATTGGTAGGGGGGTGTCTGGTGGTTGATGGGGACGTCCAGCCTTCTAGTTTGCTCACTTCGTTGCTTGAAGAACGAGGAGAAACGATAAGCACAGCTGAGAGCTGTACCTCCGGTTACATTGCAAAGCTACTCACCGACCAGGCAGGTAGTTCTGCATGGTTCTGGGGTGGGGTGGCAAGCTATGCAAATGAGGCAAAGAAGCACTTGCTTGGTGTACGGGATGAGACCCTGGAGCACTATGGGGCAGTCAGTGAAGCATGTGTCCTGGAGATGGCAGAGGGTATACGACGACTTTCTGGTAGTGATTGGTCTCTTTCGGTAAGTGGCATTGCCGGGCCTGATGGTGGTACGCCTGAAAAACCGGTAGGCACTGTATGGTTTGGCTTTGCCTCTAAAACTCGTGAGAGTGCAGCGGTACAAGTACATATCTCATCCTATGGGAGGGATTCGGTAAGAAGAAGAGCCTCGGTAATGGCATTAATTCTTGCAAGCCAATACATCAAAGGAGCCTGCTTGCTTGACACTGTTAAGAAGTGGCAATATATTTAA
- the ricT gene encoding regulatory iron-sulfur-containing complex subunit RicT, whose amino-acid sequence MKRERTNADSRVQKNRPSRGYIYLVKNPSSNEMSICAWDSVLYPGTSVVAPTRYGLDLGIIVSAADQLGKSYEPGCDQPRSACFHAESCLPKEEREEVYAGEPEEALPSYSPEKDEDPCESCTGCNPPREPEEVDISGDVVWIDRLATPSDMSRYQEQSEKEDEAMRICREKIAHHKLDMKLVTAHFLLGEPKIIFFFTADVRVDFRELVKDLVSVFRIRIELRQIGVRDESRVLGGLAVCGRDYCCHSVTDKLNPVSIKMAKEQNLSLNSMKISGPCGRLLCCLSYEYDFYVEEKRNYPPEGSKLKVGYDLMKVHEVNILSKRIMLSGSEGRMLTIPQNAVFFNIDTKRWELEKEFANEFLSN is encoded by the coding sequence ATGAAACGAGAACGAACGAATGCCGATAGCCGTGTCCAGAAGAACCGGCCATCAAGAGGCTATATATATTTGGTTAAGAACCCTTCTTCAAATGAGATGAGCATCTGTGCCTGGGACTCTGTTTTGTATCCAGGAACCTCAGTGGTTGCTCCCACCCGTTATGGACTTGATCTTGGGATCATCGTCTCCGCTGCAGACCAACTAGGAAAGTCCTACGAACCCGGTTGTGACCAACCGAGATCCGCATGTTTTCATGCAGAATCCTGTCTTCCCAAGGAAGAGCGGGAAGAGGTTTATGCAGGGGAGCCGGAGGAAGCGTTGCCTTCTTACTCTCCTGAAAAAGATGAGGATCCGTGCGAATCCTGTACTGGGTGCAATCCCCCGAGAGAACCAGAAGAGGTTGATATTTCGGGTGATGTTGTGTGGATTGATCGTCTTGCGACTCCCTCAGATATGAGTCGCTACCAGGAGCAGTCAGAGAAAGAGGATGAAGCGATGCGAATATGCAGAGAGAAAATCGCTCATCACAAGCTTGATATGAAACTGGTGACTGCCCACTTCCTGCTTGGAGAACCGAAGATTATTTTCTTTTTTACTGCAGATGTACGTGTGGACTTCCGTGAACTGGTCAAGGATTTGGTCTCTGTCTTCCGTATCCGGATCGAGCTGAGGCAGATTGGAGTCAGGGATGAGAGCCGGGTGCTTGGCGGTCTTGCTGTCTGTGGGCGTGATTATTGTTGTCATAGTGTGACTGATAAGCTTAATCCAGTCTCCATCAAGATGGCCAAGGAGCAAAATCTTTCACTGAATTCCATGAAGATCTCCGGACCTTGTGGGAGATTGCTTTGTTGTCTTTCCTATGAATATGATTTCTATGTGGAGGAAAAACGTAACTATCCTCCCGAGGGAAGCAAATTAAAGGTTGGCTATGACTTGATGAAAGTTCATGAAGTTAACATACTGTCGAAACGTATCATGCTCAGTGGAAGTGAAGGAAGAATGCTTACCATCCCGCAGAATGCGGTATTTTTCAATATTGACACCAAGCGATGGGAGCTTGAGAAGGAGTTTGCGAACGAATTTTTGTCAAATTGA
- the purD gene encoding phosphoribosylamine--glycine ligase, protein MRVLVLGSGAKDHAIAWWFSQSRLIDGLYVAPGNVGTKTIAVNLSIDPSDPEQVYEACQTYGIDFVFVGTEAPLFTGVIDFLNERGIDTFGAPNRALKLEGDRNFARMFSDRHNIPTSSHVLFDDEEKLSEYLKRHEGERFVVKSNAIAPSRVMVDSTDYSTLMDFSKGLLATGPIILEEHLNGLPITITLFLDNKGYLMLPTSSDYMKVEEGGLPTGGMGSICPVPLQKTLSDALVDSIIEPVLFGLKAEKMSYKGVLTISVIITKNGPILVDYHVRFNDPAAQAFVPLINTDIVDILDAMKHDTLSSLNLEVSNQSAVALVVASDGYPEKPIIGKNLEPMPAPLLYNSFEGAPRYFFGGVQEYEGKLVTTGGRCVTVVGIGYNIMNANKNAYKGAKQVNFEGAWYRQDIGNRFFEN, encoded by the coding sequence ATGAGAGTATTAGTGTTAGGGTCCGGAGCGAAAGACCATGCCATTGCATGGTGGTTCTCTCAAAGTCGTCTGATTGATGGTCTGTATGTAGCACCTGGAAATGTAGGAACTAAGACAATTGCGGTAAATCTGTCAATTGACCCTTCTGACCCTGAGCAGGTATACGAGGCTTGCCAAACCTATGGTATCGACTTCGTCTTTGTGGGTACTGAGGCACCACTCTTTACAGGTGTCATCGACTTTCTCAACGAACGGGGAATAGACACATTCGGAGCACCCAACAGGGCTTTGAAGCTTGAAGGCGATCGAAATTTTGCCCGTATGTTTTCCGACCGCCATAACATTCCTACCTCTTCCCACGTTCTCTTTGATGATGAAGAAAAACTCTCAGAGTATTTAAAACGTCATGAAGGTGAACGATTCGTGGTAAAAAGCAATGCTATTGCACCCAGTAGGGTCATGGTAGATTCCACTGATTACTCCACCCTCATGGATTTTTCCAAGGGACTACTTGCCACTGGCCCGATCATTCTGGAAGAACACCTCAATGGCCTTCCCATAACCATCACCCTCTTCTTGGATAACAAAGGGTATCTTATGCTTCCCACCTCAAGCGACTACATGAAAGTCGAGGAGGGAGGACTGCCTACCGGAGGTATGGGTTCCATTTGCCCGGTCCCACTCCAGAAAACTCTTAGTGACGCCCTTGTCGATTCAATCATTGAACCGGTATTGTTTGGCTTGAAGGCAGAAAAAATGTCCTACAAGGGTGTGCTGACCATCAGTGTCATCATTACCAAGAATGGGCCGATTCTTGTTGATTATCACGTTCGCTTCAACGATCCTGCCGCTCAGGCATTCGTTCCACTCATCAATACGGACATTGTCGATATTCTTGATGCCATGAAGCATGATACGCTTTCATCCCTCAATCTTGAGGTTTCCAATCAATCGGCAGTAGCCTTGGTGGTTGCTTCTGATGGGTATCCGGAAAAACCCATTATTGGGAAAAACCTTGAGCCAATGCCGGCTCCCCTGCTGTACAATAGCTTCGAAGGCGCTCCTCGTTACTTTTTCGGAGGAGTCCAAGAGTATGAAGGCAAATTGGTTACCACCGGTGGACGTTGTGTCACTGTGGTGGGAATCGGCTACAATATCATGAATGCAAACAAGAATGCATACAAAGGTGCCAAACAGGTAAATTTTGAAGGTGCCTGGTATCGGCAAGATATTGGAAATCGGTTTTTCGAGAACTAA
- the dusB gene encoding tRNA dihydrouridine synthase DusB, giving the protein MNRKHLYHPVTIGSTTLGGNVFLAPLAGYTDIPFRTLCIEAGADFTFTEMVSAEGLAREGEKTLALMDRAPNERQYAVQLFMGNTESLKEALAQLQPYQPEVIDINCGCPVPKVTKTGAGSAMMKQPKLITEVVRTITDETDIPVSVKFRTGWDAQSENFLEFAQAALDGGASALTLHARTRSQGYAPFADWSKLTELKQYTLQHNYQVPIFGSGDLFKAEDAKRMLEETGIDGVMFARGSIGNPFIFSQAKAILQGRDPEPITVEMRRVAILRHLDLMIDTFGETTACTLMRKHTCSYLKGIPNTSTIKQAVVHASRREQYLEALSPLVDL; this is encoded by the coding sequence ATGAACAGAAAGCATCTTTATCACCCCGTAACAATCGGCTCGACAACGCTAGGCGGAAACGTGTTTCTTGCCCCACTTGCCGGATACACAGATATTCCATTCAGAACGCTCTGCATCGAAGCAGGAGCGGACTTTACATTTACAGAGATGGTCAGCGCCGAAGGTCTTGCAAGAGAAGGCGAGAAAACACTTGCGCTCATGGATCGAGCCCCAAACGAGAGGCAGTACGCTGTTCAGCTATTCATGGGAAACACAGAATCGCTCAAGGAAGCACTTGCCCAGCTTCAACCTTACCAACCCGAGGTGATTGATATCAATTGCGGTTGCCCAGTTCCCAAGGTTACCAAGACTGGAGCAGGTTCAGCCATGATGAAGCAGCCAAAACTCATAACCGAGGTGGTCCGCACCATCACGGATGAGACAGACATCCCTGTTTCGGTCAAGTTTAGAACAGGATGGGATGCACAGAGTGAGAACTTTCTTGAATTTGCACAAGCGGCCCTGGATGGAGGGGCAAGTGCATTGACGCTCCATGCTCGGACCCGCAGCCAAGGCTATGCGCCATTTGCTGATTGGAGCAAGCTCACTGAACTCAAGCAGTACACGCTCCAGCACAATTATCAGGTACCAATCTTCGGTTCCGGTGATCTGTTCAAGGCAGAAGATGCCAAGAGAATGCTTGAAGAAACCGGTATCGATGGGGTGATGTTTGCACGGGGATCTATTGGTAATCCCTTCATATTCTCCCAGGCCAAAGCCATCTTGCAAGGCAGGGACCCTGAGCCAATCACCGTTGAAATGAGAAGGGTTGCCATTCTGCGGCACTTGGACCTCATGATCGATACCTTTGGAGAAACAACGGCATGCACGTTGATGAGAAAACATACCTGCAGTTATCTGAAAGGAATTCCCAATACCTCAACAATTAAGCAAGCGGTGGTACATGCCTCCAGACGTGAACAGTATCTTGAGGCTCTCAGCCCACTTGTTGACCTGTAA
- a CDS encoding TatD family hydrolase has product MQLFDTHAHIGLIQDDKMEQLLAVQLAKVKSVKHVVSICNSLSDFEKTYTNLESAKDVYHAVGVSPTEVAHPGHDWEERVISHAKKKRVIAIGETGLDYYHMFGGDKTAQIELMLKHLEIAKHLDLPVIIHNRNAGEDLLPILEEKLPPKGGILHCFGEDWAFAQRALDMNLTFSFAGNLTFKNSRTLQDVAIRLPEDRIVIESEAPFMTPYSHKGERNKMQYILETATVLAALRQTSLEALSQTLYANSLRAFALPKDI; this is encoded by the coding sequence ATGCAACTGTTTGACACGCACGCCCACATAGGGCTGATCCAGGATGACAAAATGGAACAACTACTTGCTGTCCAACTTGCCAAAGTCAAGTCGGTCAAGCATGTTGTGAGCATCTGCAACAGTCTAAGCGATTTTGAAAAGACCTACACCAATTTGGAGAGCGCAAAGGATGTCTACCATGCAGTAGGGGTCTCCCCTACCGAAGTAGCCCATCCAGGGCATGATTGGGAAGAGAGGGTCATCTCCCATGCAAAAAAGAAACGTGTCATTGCCATTGGAGAGACAGGACTGGACTATTACCATATGTTCGGGGGCGATAAGACTGCACAGATAGAGCTGATGCTCAAGCATCTCGAGATTGCCAAACATCTCGACCTTCCTGTGATTATCCACAACCGAAACGCAGGAGAAGACCTACTGCCCATACTCGAGGAAAAGCTTCCTCCAAAGGGTGGAATTCTCCACTGCTTTGGAGAAGATTGGGCATTCGCTCAACGAGCATTGGATATGAATCTTACCTTCTCATTCGCAGGGAACCTGACCTTCAAGAATAGCCGGACGCTGCAAGATGTAGCCATACGCCTTCCTGAAGACAGGATTGTCATAGAGAGCGAAGCTCCCTTTATGACTCCCTACTCCCACAAGGGAGAGCGAAATAAAATGCAATACATTCTGGAAACGGCAACTGTTCTTGCAGCACTGAGGCAAACATCCCTTGAAGCGCTTTCGCAAACGCTTTATGCTAACAGCCTCAGGGCCTTTGCCCTTCCGAAGGATATATGA
- the lnt gene encoding apolipoprotein N-acyltransferase, translating into MVDLHARRNLRTVCSEVLVLLVSAFVYSIAFPGLISANGIGFVAMVSLIPVFAVIRNTSWKLTPIYGFFYGFMFYLFFNYWLKTFHPLAILIVPIIKGGEMLMLFPVLKAAQKLFKKYGYLVEALVWVAYSYLSQDWFAGYPYGTLGSAVYRYLPLIQISEIFGIWGVTFLLVMPQTFLGAYLHRWFSDREYSLKGYLREHLAFIIGYGIALLATLIFGFASMAYWNAQEPDKTWRVATIQHSADTWEGGYATYKRNFNTLRKMSLEALSEDPDIILWSETAFVPSVAWHENYPSDPATSALVEEFVEFGKSLPIPLVTGNPEGVIEDPSKPAFSENGSWNRTDYNTVIFFEDGRIKNTYRKQHLVPFTEHFPYEKQMPWLYNLLLANDYNWWETGYDPVVFETEEGVKFSTPICFEDVFGYLNADFVASGADVIVNMTNDGWSKAVSAEMQHLGLAVFRSIENRRTTVRGTNSGMTCVIDVNGKIVDPMEPFTVGYHIYDVPVFSGESHGNTIYTRYVNWFAYLTVYLSAILLAGGMLYRLYRYFTKDRQKPE; encoded by the coding sequence TTGGTTGACTTGCATGCAAGACGGAACCTCAGAACGGTTTGTTCTGAGGTTCTTGTGTTATTAGTATCGGCATTTGTCTACTCAATTGCTTTCCCTGGTCTCATTTCGGCCAATGGCATTGGGTTTGTCGCAATGGTATCACTGATTCCTGTATTTGCAGTAATCAGGAACACAAGCTGGAAGTTGACCCCAATCTATGGTTTCTTCTACGGTTTCATGTTCTATCTCTTCTTCAACTACTGGCTCAAGACCTTCCACCCCCTTGCAATCCTGATTGTACCGATTATCAAGGGAGGGGAGATGCTGATGCTCTTCCCCGTACTTAAGGCAGCGCAGAAGCTGTTCAAGAAATACGGATATTTGGTTGAAGCCTTGGTATGGGTCGCATACTCCTATCTGAGTCAGGATTGGTTTGCGGGGTACCCCTATGGGACCCTGGGGTCTGCCGTCTACCGTTATCTTCCTCTTATCCAGATTTCCGAAATTTTTGGAATCTGGGGAGTCACCTTCCTATTGGTGATGCCTCAGACTTTCCTTGGTGCATATCTTCACCGTTGGTTCAGTGACCGCGAGTACTCCTTGAAGGGGTACCTGAGGGAACACCTCGCTTTTATCATCGGTTATGGGATTGCTCTCCTTGCTACCTTGATCTTCGGGTTTGCATCCATGGCGTACTGGAATGCCCAGGAACCTGATAAAACCTGGCGAGTGGCTACCATTCAGCATAGCGCAGATACCTGGGAGGGCGGGTATGCCACCTACAAGCGGAACTTCAACACGTTGCGTAAGATGAGCCTGGAGGCGTTGAGTGAAGACCCCGATATTATTCTCTGGTCTGAGACAGCCTTTGTGCCATCAGTAGCTTGGCATGAAAACTATCCTTCCGACCCAGCAACTTCCGCCTTGGTAGAGGAGTTTGTTGAATTCGGTAAGTCGCTTCCCATTCCTTTGGTTACGGGTAACCCTGAGGGAGTCATTGAAGACCCCAGTAAACCAGCTTTCAGCGAGAATGGCTCATGGAACCGTACCGATTACAACACGGTCATATTCTTTGAAGACGGGAGAATCAAGAACACCTATAGGAAGCAACATCTGGTACCCTTCACAGAACACTTCCCCTATGAAAAGCAGATGCCTTGGCTCTATAATCTCCTGCTTGCAAATGATTATAACTGGTGGGAGACCGGCTATGACCCTGTGGTGTTTGAGACTGAGGAGGGGGTGAAGTTCTCTACCCCGATCTGCTTCGAGGATGTTTTCGGGTATCTGAACGCTGACTTTGTTGCCAGTGGCGCTGATGTCATCGTAAACATGACCAATGATGGGTGGTCGAAAGCTGTCTCCGCTGAGATGCAACACCTTGGCTTGGCTGTATTCCGTTCCATTGAGAACCGAAGAACCACAGTCCGCGGCACCAATAGCGGAATGACCTGCGTAATTGATGTGAATGGAAAGATTGTTGATCCTATGGAACCCTTTACCGTTGGCTACCATATCTATGATGTACCGGTATTCAGCGGAGAATCGCACGGGAACACTATCTATACCCGGTATGTAAATTGGTTTGCATATCTAACCGTCTATCTATCAGCAATCCTTCTTGCAGGAGGTATGCTATATCGCTTGTATCGATATTTCACCAAGGACAGGCAGAAACCAGAATGA
- the rho gene encoding transcription termination factor Rho: MSSEELEFNEASVAVASEQESVKKPMRRVTRKKSPVGAKAPESTSDVAEQKVETQDAPEPKKRRGRPKKSESDKSTAKKSSSDSNQPQLELEDKQNNPAPEQEQSVDTSRPPAQYKQEQKSQNQNPNQNHRKPYNNRNNRNSQNRNHPKGSYPKSQSFGSNRGGRPNHQEESSNDLHIEEHPEAPVLVLEDFTTLSIDELRKVGLDRGLNADTILDLRKQEIVAEILRLHTASGGVIVGTGTLEILPDGFGFLRSPSNSYLSGLEDVYVSPAQIKSLYLKTGDVVYGQVRTPRENERFFAILKILKVNGDEPITAKMRVPFDSLTPLFPDQRLKLETAEEDMSTRIIDMFCPIGKGQRSLIVAPPRTGKTVLLQKIANSISTNHPEVVLMVLLVDERPEEVTDMRRHVNGEVIASTFDEQASRHVQVAEMVIEKAKRLVEHKKDVVILLDSITRLARAYNQTVPASGKILSGGVDSNALHKPKRFFGAARNIEFGGSLTIVATGLIETGSRMDEVIFEEFKGTGNNEIILDRRLADKRLFPAINIKKSGTRREDLLLPSDEAARIWLMRNAVNDMDDQEMTPFLIDKIRKTKDNESFLRSINTGIPSNSAAY; this comes from the coding sequence ATGTCTTCCGAAGAATTAGAGTTTAATGAAGCCAGCGTGGCTGTTGCATCTGAGCAGGAATCTGTAAAGAAGCCGATGCGGCGTGTGACCCGAAAAAAGAGCCCTGTAGGAGCGAAAGCACCTGAAAGCACGAGTGATGTGGCTGAGCAGAAAGTGGAGACACAGGATGCTCCTGAGCCAAAAAAACGTCGAGGGAGACCAAAAAAGAGCGAATCTGACAAGAGTACAGCAAAAAAAAGCTCTTCTGATTCTAACCAACCTCAACTCGAGTTGGAGGATAAACAGAATAATCCTGCTCCTGAACAGGAACAGTCAGTAGATACTTCCCGTCCTCCTGCACAATACAAGCAGGAGCAGAAGAGCCAGAACCAAAACCCGAACCAGAACCATCGCAAACCCTATAACAATAGAAACAACCGAAATTCCCAGAACAGAAACCATCCAAAAGGGTCCTATCCAAAGAGCCAGAGCTTTGGTTCCAATAGGGGAGGACGTCCTAATCATCAAGAAGAATCTTCCAATGATTTACATATCGAGGAACATCCTGAGGCTCCTGTCCTGGTGCTTGAAGATTTCACCACCCTATCCATTGACGAACTTCGCAAGGTAGGTTTGGATCGTGGGCTGAATGCAGATACCATCCTTGACTTGCGCAAGCAGGAAATTGTTGCTGAAATTCTTCGCTTGCATACTGCAAGTGGCGGTGTAATTGTGGGAACAGGTACCTTGGAAATCCTTCCAGATGGATTTGGGTTCCTCCGCTCCCCCTCAAACAGTTATCTCTCAGGGTTGGAAGATGTCTACGTCTCTCCCGCCCAGATCAAGAGTCTCTATCTGAAGACCGGTGATGTGGTATATGGACAGGTGAGGACTCCACGTGAGAATGAACGGTTCTTTGCCATCCTGAAAATATTGAAGGTAAATGGTGATGAGCCGATTACCGCAAAAATGCGCGTACCGTTTGATAGCCTGACTCCCTTGTTCCCTGACCAAAGACTTAAGCTGGAGACAGCTGAAGAAGATATGTCGACAAGGATTATTGATATGTTCTGCCCTATCGGAAAGGGCCAACGCTCCTTGATCGTTGCCCCTCCCCGTACAGGTAAGACAGTGCTTCTGCAGAAGATTGCAAACTCCATCAGTACGAATCATCCTGAAGTTGTCCTGATGGTACTGCTGGTTGATGAACGCCCTGAGGAAGTCACTGACATGCGTCGCCATGTCAACGGCGAGGTAATTGCCTCTACCTTTGACGAGCAAGCCAGCAGACATGTGCAGGTAGCTGAGATGGTGATTGAAAAAGCAAAACGGCTCGTTGAGCACAAGAAGGATGTAGTTATCCTCCTGGACTCCATTACTCGTCTTGCACGTGCCTATAACCAGACAGTTCCTGCAAGTGGCAAGATACTCAGTGGAGGTGTGGACTCGAATGCACTGCACAAACCAAAGAGATTCTTTGGTGCTGCAAGGAATATTGAATTTGGTGGCAGTCTTACCATTGTTGCCACTGGGTTGATCGAGACAGGTTCCAGAATGGATGAGGTTATCTTTGAAGAGTTCAAGGGAACCGGTAACAACGAAATTATCCTGGACCGTCGTCTTGCGGACAAGCGACTCTTCCCGGCGATCAACATCAAGAAGAGTGGAACCCGTCGTGAAGACCTGTTGTTGCCTTCTGATGAAGCTGCCAGAATCTGGCTTATGCGTAATGCTGTCAATGATATGGACGATCAAGAGATGACTCCGTTCCTCATTGACAAAATTCGGAAGACAAAGGATAATGAGTCGTTCTTGCGTTCTATCAATACCGGTATTCCTTCGAATTCGGCAGCGTACTAG
- the rpsT gene encoding 30S ribosomal protein S20 gives MINRSAEKRERQSQVRKMRNRATKSTMRTAIKKFDSAVTAGDKEAAATALALSLKLLDSTAGKGVIHHNTANRKKSRLQSRFNKMTDQAAV, from the coding sequence GTGATTAACAGGTCTGCTGAAAAAAGAGAGCGACAGAGCCAAGTCCGGAAAATGAGAAACCGTGCAACCAAGAGCACTATGCGCACCGCAATCAAGAAATTTGATTCTGCTGTAACTGCCGGAGACAAGGAAGCTGCCGCTACTGCTTTGGCTTTAAGTCTCAAGCTGCTTGATTCAACTGCCGGAAAGGGTGTCATCCACCACAACACAGCCAACCGCAAGAAATCCAGATTGCAGAGCCGTTTCAATAAGATGACCGATCAGGCTGCTGTATAA
- the rpmE gene encoding 50S ribosomal protein L31, with product MKDGIHPRYEMKEVRCSCGNVITTKSTAKNLEVEICSACHPFFTGTQKMVDTAGRIERFKKRYGLNN from the coding sequence ATGAAAGATGGAATTCATCCCCGTTATGAAATGAAAGAAGTTCGTTGCTCATGTGGCAATGTAATCACGACCAAGTCAACCGCAAAAAATCTTGAAGTTGAAATTTGCTCCGCTTGTCACCCATTCTTTACTGGAACCCAGAAGATGGTTGATACTGCCGGTCGTATCGAACGCTTCAAGAAGCGCTATGGCTTGAACAACTAA
- a CDS encoding HU family DNA-binding protein, with amino-acid sequence MAGPKLTKAAIIESLHEKHGLNRADIHTIIDEFFEEVKNGLRNDQVIELRGFGTFEVRTRKGRERARNPKTGAIVAVETHGVAIFRPGKELKDYVWDLRDNKPEKE; translated from the coding sequence ATGGCAGGACCAAAGTTGACAAAAGCAGCCATAATCGAGAGTCTCCATGAGAAGCATGGACTGAATAGGGCCGACATTCATACAATCATTGATGAGTTCTTTGAAGAAGTGAAAAACGGTCTCCGGAATGATCAGGTCATTGAGCTTCGTGGATTTGGAACATTTGAGGTTCGCACTCGTAAGGGCCGTGAAAGAGCGCGTAATCCAAAGACTGGCGCCATTGTTGCCGTCGAAACACATGGAGTTGCCATTTTCCGTCCAGGCAAAGAACTCAAGGACTATGTGTGGGATTTGCGTGATAATAAACCGGAGAAGGAATAA